The following are encoded together in the Haloplanus vescus genome:
- a CDS encoding transcription initiation factor IIB, translating into MATRDIYETGFDEDVRTESSANQCPECDGRVTTNAVETVCEDCGLVIDEQRIDHGPEWRAYDDERERTGAPLTAARHDRGLSTEIGRGTDANGNELSGQKRRRLARMRREQTRGRFQSKAERNLAHGLSEVRRISSALELSETIRDQACQLFRSAQNEDLLQGRSIEAMAAASVYGACRCNGRPRTLNDITESARVEQSRVTNAYTTLNTELGLPAQPVTPSTFVPRLASELDVSDQIRQRARQLAEASESTGATTGVRPSGFAAACLYKAGREDGRWLTQSDVADVANVSVVTVRTHRDALDELAV; encoded by the coding sequence ATGGCAACCAGAGACATCTACGAAACTGGATTCGACGAAGACGTCCGAACGGAATCGAGTGCGAATCAGTGTCCCGAGTGCGACGGCCGGGTTACCACGAACGCGGTCGAAACGGTCTGCGAGGACTGTGGCCTGGTCATCGACGAACAGCGCATCGATCACGGGCCGGAGTGGCGGGCGTACGACGACGAGCGCGAGCGCACAGGCGCTCCGTTAACCGCGGCACGACACGATCGAGGATTGTCGACGGAGATCGGCCGCGGGACCGATGCGAACGGGAATGAACTCTCAGGACAGAAGCGACGGCGGCTCGCTCGGATGCGGCGTGAACAGACGCGTGGGCGGTTTCAGTCGAAAGCTGAACGCAACCTCGCACACGGGCTTAGTGAAGTCCGCCGGATCAGTAGTGCGCTCGAACTATCCGAGACGATCCGTGACCAGGCCTGCCAGCTATTCCGCAGCGCTCAGAACGAGGACCTCCTCCAGGGCCGGTCGATCGAGGCGATGGCCGCCGCGAGTGTCTACGGGGCGTGTCGGTGTAACGGGCGGCCGCGAACGCTCAACGACATCACCGAGTCGGCGCGCGTCGAGCAATCGCGGGTGACGAACGCATACACGACGCTGAATACGGAACTTGGCTTGCCAGCCCAACCCGTGACGCCGAGTACGTTCGTTCCGCGGTTGGCCTCGGAGCTCGACGTCTCCGATCAGATCCGGCAGCGGGCTCGGCAGTTGGCGGAAGCATCCGAATCGACCGGAGCAACCACGGGGGTTCGACCATCTGGGTTCGCTGCAGCCTGTCTGTACAAGGCCGGACGCGAAGACGGACGATGGCTCACCCAGTCGGACGTCGCTGACGTTGCGAACGTCTCGGTGGTCACCGTGCGGACCCACCGCGACGCGCTGGACGAACTGGCTGTCTAA